The following coding sequences lie in one Desmodus rotundus isolate HL8 chromosome 1, HLdesRot8A.1, whole genome shotgun sequence genomic window:
- the NSA2 gene encoding ribosome biogenesis protein NSA2 homolog, which produces MPQNEYIELHRKRYGYRLDYHEKKRKKEGREAHERSKKAKKMIGLKAKLYHKQRHAEKIQMKKTIKMHEKRNTKQKNDEKTPQGAVPAYLLDREGQSRAKVLSNMIKQKRKEKAGKWEVPLPKVRAQGETEVLKVIRTGKRKKKAWKRMVTKVCFVGDGFTRKPPKYERFIRPMGLRFKKAHVTHPELKATFCLPILGVKKNPSSPLYTTLGVITKGTVIEVNVSELGLVTQGGKVIWGKYAQVTNNPENDGCINAVLLV; this is translated from the exons ATG CCACAAAATGAGTATATTGAGTTACACCGTAAGCGCTATGGATATCGTTTGGATTaccatgagaaaaagagaaaaaaggaaggtcGAGAGGCTCATGAACGTTCAAAGAAGGCAAAGAAGATGATTGGTCTGAAGGCTAAGCTCTACCATAAACAGCGCCATGctgagaaaatacaaatgaagaaGAC TATCAAGATGCATGAAAAGAGAAACACCAAACAAAAGAATGATGAGAAGACTCCTCAAGGAGCAGTACCTGCCTATCTACTGGACAGAGAGGGACAGTCCCGAGCTAAAGTACTCTCCAATATGATTAAACAAAAACGAAAAGAGAAAGCG GGAAAATGGGAAGTCCCTCTGCCCAAAGTTCGTGCCCAGGGAGAAACAGAGGTATTAAAAGTTATTcgaacaggaaagagaaagaaaaaagcatggaAGAGGATGGTTACTAAAGTGTGCTTTGTCGGAGATGGCTTTACTCGAAAACCACCTAAATATGAAAGGTTCATTAGGCCAATG GGTTTACGTTTCAAGAAGGCCCATGTAACACATCCTGAACTGAAAGCCACTTTTTGCCTGCCAATACTTGGTGTAAAGAAGAATCCCTCATCTCCACTTTATACAACTTTGGGTGTTATTACCAAAGGTACTGTCATCGAGGTGAATGTAAGCGAGTTGGGCCTTGTGACCCAAGGAGGCAAGGTTATTTGGG GAAAATATGCCCAGGTTACCAACAATCCTGAAAATGATGGATGTATAAACGCAGTCTTACTGGTTTGA